The proteins below are encoded in one region of Fibrella aestuarina BUZ 2:
- a CDS encoding glycosyltransferase family 4 protein gives MRHIFVDTERMRDLNSGLGQTCLRVGQELVRQQPSGTSLTFLVPPGQSGVFGEPSGTLQYREASWWQRFYGPGPAAGSAGTDRFDVWHNLHQDAAYWPSHQPDRLILTINDLNFLERPDYSDEKKQRKLAAVQRRIDRAQVLTTISNYTAGVVRQHLNVPDSKPLQTVYIGVSELPPVPINMPAALGTLAKPFFLFLGVIHPKKNIHVLLALAQAFPDYTLVLAGRDNHPYAAHLRQQAEQLGVANNVLFTGPVDEAAKAWLYAHCEAFLFPSLSEGFGLPVVEAMHYGKPVFLSRLTSLPEVGGKEAFYFDSFGPEAIVETFRAGMQAYYDDPLKAQRLTWQANRFSWQQTGKAYWALYLEA, from the coding sequence GGGTTGGGCCAAACCTGTTTGCGCGTGGGTCAGGAGTTGGTCAGGCAACAGCCGTCAGGTACGTCGCTGACCTTTTTGGTACCGCCGGGACAATCGGGTGTTTTTGGCGAGCCGTCAGGTACGTTGCAGTATCGAGAAGCGAGCTGGTGGCAGCGGTTCTACGGACCCGGTCCGGCGGCGGGCTCAGCGGGCACCGACCGGTTCGATGTCTGGCACAACCTGCATCAGGACGCCGCCTACTGGCCTTCGCACCAGCCCGACCGGCTGATTCTGACCATCAACGACCTGAACTTTCTGGAACGCCCCGATTATTCCGACGAGAAGAAGCAGCGCAAACTGGCGGCCGTTCAACGCCGCATCGACCGGGCGCAGGTGCTCACCACCATCTCGAACTATACGGCGGGGGTGGTGCGGCAGCACCTGAACGTACCTGACAGCAAGCCCCTGCAGACGGTTTACATCGGTGTGTCGGAGCTGCCACCCGTGCCGATCAACATGCCCGCCGCGCTGGGTACGTTGGCAAAGCCGTTTTTTTTGTTTCTGGGCGTCATTCATCCCAAAAAGAACATTCACGTGCTACTGGCCCTCGCGCAGGCGTTCCCCGACTACACGCTGGTCCTGGCCGGGCGCGACAATCACCCCTACGCGGCGCACCTACGGCAACAGGCCGAGCAGTTAGGCGTGGCCAACAACGTGTTGTTTACGGGGCCAGTGGATGAAGCGGCCAAAGCGTGGCTCTATGCGCATTGCGAGGCCTTTCTGTTTCCGTCGTTGAGCGAGGGCTTCGGCCTGCCGGTTGTCGAGGCCATGCACTACGGCAAACCGGTTTTTCTGTCTCGGCTCACCAGCCTGCCCGAGGTGGGCGGCAAGGAAGCGTTTTACTTCGATTCCTTCGGGCCCGAGGCCATTGTCGAGACGTTCCGGGCGGGTATGCAAGCCTACTACGACGATCCGCTCAAAGCCCAGCGACTTACCTGGCAGGCCAACCGCTTCAGCTGGCAGCAAACCGGCAAGGCTTACTGGGCTTTGTACCTTGAGGCTTAG